A single Ziziphus jujuba cultivar Dongzao chromosome 11, ASM3175591v1 DNA region contains:
- the LOC107431781 gene encoding bark storage protein A — MERHLKVVVILSFLVLLLGISTSSRAHAAVSQFTIRKIDKINKDGPYLGIVVPNTFEMNPLLQSPSFEADQKLPYLDFSGRRFRIGVLENKKVIIVMTGLGMLNAGITTQLLLSLFEVKGVVHYGIAGNANPKLQIGDVTIPQYWAHTGLWNWQRFGDGAEDELALESNGDFTRKIGYLKFSDFNNPTKSFVPNLLNNVWYQPEEIFPVSGIPEARQHAFWVQVDPNYYAVAKKLEDLKLGSCVNQTCLPRSPIVVRVKRGISANVFVDNNAYGQFLNSKFNATPIDMESAAVALVSAQQKKPFIAIRALSDLAGGGSSVSNEATIFASLAAQNAVDVLLRFIVLSSS; from the exons ATGGAGAGGCATTTGAAAGTGGTGGTGATACTGAGTTTTCTTGTATTGCTCTTGGGGATTAGCACTAGTAGCAGAGCCCATGCTGCAGTTTCTCAGTTTACCATAAGAAagattgataaaataaataaggatgGTCCTTATTTGGGTATTGTAGTGCCAAATACTTTTGAGATGAACCCTCTTCTGCAATCTCCAAGCTTTGAGGCAGATCAGAAGCTTCCCTACTTGGATTTTTCAG GAAGAAGATTTCGAATTGGtgttttggaaaataaaaaggtcATCATTGTGATGACAGGATTGGGTATG CTTAATGCAGGTATAACTACACAATTATTATTAAGTCTATTCGAGGTGAAAGGTGTTGTACACTATGGAATTGCAGGAAATGCAAATCCCAAACTCCAAATTGGAGATGTGACTATTCCTCAGTATTGGGCACACACAGGCCTATGGAACTGGCAg AGATTTGGAGATGGAGCTGAGGATGAATTAGCCTTGGAATCCAATGGAGACTTTACAAGGAAAATTGGGTACTTAAAATTTTCTGACTTCAACAACCCAACCAAATCTTTTGTTCCAAATCTTCTGAACAATGTTTGGTATCAACCAGAAGAGATTTTCCCAGTTTCTGGAATCCCTGAAGCTAGACAGCATGCGTTCTGGGTCCAAGTTGACCCCAATTACTATGCGGTTGCAAAGAAACTAGAG GATTTGAAACTGGGAAGTTGTGTGAATCAAACTTGCTTGCCAAGATCACCAATTGTGGTGAGAGTGAAAAGGGGGATCAGTGCCAATGTGTTTGTGGATAACAATGCATATGGGCAATTCTTGAACTCCAAATTCAATGCAACTCCAATTGACATGGAAAGTGCAGCAGTAGCTTTGGTCTCTGCTCAACAAAAGAAACCCTTTATTGCAATTAGGGCATTATCTGATTTGGCTGGTGGTGGTTCCTCTGTCTCCAATGAAGCTACTATCTTTGCCTCTCTTGCTGCTCAAAATGCTGTTGACGTTCTACTTAGATTCATAGTCTTGTCCTCTTCCTAG